The Aminivibrio pyruvatiphilus sequence AAATTTTGACTCCCATTTCCCGCTCGAGCTTTGCGATATGCTTGCTCACGGCAGGCTGGGAAATTCCGAGAGAAGCCGCGGCAGCAGAGATGCTCCCCTTCTCCATTACTTCCACGAGACTCTGAAGTTCACGAAAATCCAACGCTGATTCCTCCCCACAAAATATGTTCGTTTTCCCTTTGTTTCTTCCCCACCCTAAATATATTCTGAACGGGAAAGGAGTTCAAGGGGGTATGTGATTTTTTACGGAATGTTTTTCTTGAGCAAATTGTAATCATTGGTATAATAATATATATCCTGAGAAAACACTCCATCGGAGGTGGAATCACCATGAGCCTCGGAATGAGGATCAGAACGCTGCGCAAGGCCCTTGGCCTCACACAGCAGGCCCTTGCGGACAGAACGGAAGTCAGCAGAATATACATCCAGGCCCTCGAAAGCAACAGGAGAATGCCCTCCATGAAGCTTCTGACCCGCCTGGCGGAAGCCCTCAGCGTCGAGGTCCAGGACCTGGTGAAAACCGTGTCATCTGCTCCGTCGGGGCGGCTCCAGCTTGAAGAAGTGCTCCAGGTGAGCCCTGAAGTAGAAGTCTGGTACCGGAGCAAAAAACTCAAGCCCAGAGAGCTCAAGTTCGTCCAAAGCCTCATTGACGCAGCGATTTCCCGCTGGGAAGAAGAGGACAGGACGGACGGCGGCGTCTGATCCTTTCATGAATACAAATTCTGCTTTCCTTTTTCCCGAACCTCCGGAACATATTCCGGAGTGGGCCTCAAAGGCCGCCGCTGAATGGACGGGCCTCGACGAGTTCTCCCTTCTCGTCATGGCCGAGGAGCGTACGGGGAAGCAAATCGATCTGGAATATCCTCTTCTTCCCGGAGAGACATGGGGTTTCCACATAGTGAAGGGACGAAGGGCAGGAATTTTCATCAACCGGAAACTGCCGGAACGATGGAAGAGATTCGCCCTTTTCCACGAACTGTTCCACCTTCTTGAACACAGGAAGGGAGAGGCCTTCTGGGAAAGAACGGCGACTCCCCTGTCGAGCTTCGAACGGCAGGCCGATCTTTTCGCATGGGCGGCGACGCTGAAGGAATGGGAAACATGCTGGAATGAATCCACAGTCTAGGCCGATGACGATGAAGCGCCTCCCCTTTTTCCTTTCCATGCAGAGCTGCCCCCGGCGGTGCATCTACTGTCACCAGGGAGAGATTACAGGGACCTTCCGCATACCTTCACCCGATGACGTGGAAGCGGCAGCGGCAGCCGCAGACTGTCCCACGGAAATCTGCTTCTTCGGCGGCAGCTTCACCTGTCTTCCTCCCGACCGTCAGAAGGCATACCTCAATGGGGTTCTGAAGGCTCCCGGGGGAAGCACAGTCCGGCTTTCCACCCATCCTGAATGCGTTTCACCCGCAATTCTCCGGTTGCTGGGCTCATACCCCGTCTCCATGATCGAACTGGGGATTTCTTCCCTGGACGATCATGTTCTTTCGCTGTGCAACCGGGGGTACTCAGGAACGGAAGCCCTGTCCGCGGTGGAGCGTGTACTGGACGCGGGGTTTCACGGGGGAGCCCAGATGATGATCGGCCTTCCGGGCCAGTCGGAACAGAGCTCCTTCGAAGACCTCCGCAGGCTCGCCGCAGCCGCGAAGGGAAGACCTCTGACTCTCCGCATCTACCCGTGCCTCGTTCTCCGGGGCACCCCCCTGGAAGAACTGTACCGGAAAGGAGATTTTGTCCCCCCGGACGTTGATGCCGCCGCCCTCTGGTCCGGCCGGCTACTGGTTCTTGCCCGGGAACTGGGAATTCCGGTCCAGCGCGTGGGCCTCCAGGAATCGGAAACCCTCGGCCGGTCCGTTGTGGCTGGCCCCCACCACCCGGCCTTCGGAGAACTTGCCCGGGCCGCCGAACTGGCACTGACCCTTGCCGTCCGGTCTTCCCTGGGGCCGTGGCAGGTTCCCGGAAGGTCCAGATCGCTCCTGACAGGGCACCGGCAGTATGGACTGCGCCTTCTCGCCGGCATGACGGGCCTTTCACCGGAAGAAACGGGGCGCAGAATCGACTTCGCCGGGGACATCGGGGTCTACGGGAATACACCGAATGAAAGAGGAATTGACGGAACCCTTTCTTGGGAATAAACTTAAATCTCCATATATTTCCTGAACTATTATCCGGTTTCGGAGGTGTCTTTCATGGACAGTGCACAGCTTCAGGCCATGCTGCGGGAAAAAATGGAGCAAATGCCGAACAAGGCCCGGCGCGTAGTGGAATATCTTCTATCCAACACCAGGGAGGCGGCATTTCTTTCCATAGGCGAAGTGGCCGAAAAGCTGGACGTTTCCAAGGCCCAGCTCGTTCGCGTCTCCAGGATGGTCGGTTTCGACGGGTACGCCGATTTGAAGGACGCCCTCCAGAATTCGGTCCTTGAACACGTCAACCCCACCGCTCTTCTGAGCAAGATCATGAAAAACCGCCAGGATCTCCCCGAGGAAATCCTTCGCATGGAACACGCGAACCTTGACGACACCTGGAACCAGCTCAAGCCCCAAAACATAGTGAAGTTCTGTGAAATGGTCCGCCAGGCGAACATGGTCTACTGCATGGGCTGGGGCATTTCCTCCCTGGTTGCCGAAGCCCTGTATACCCGCCTCATGGAAATGGGTATCCGGAGTTCGCTGATGAAAAGGGGGTCAGTGGCCCTGATCGAGCAGGCGAGGACGGTGACGAAGGGTGATATCGTGGTGGTGTGCGAGCTGCCGAGCTATGTCATCGAGGTGACTGAATCCATAGAAAGGATCTCCGCCAACGGCGCGACGGTCATTACCATCACTGACAGCCCCGCCGCTCCGGTCTGTCAGCTCTCCGACCTTTCTTTTTTCGTCAGCGACACAAGCCCCACCTTCGGCAGCACCATCGTGGGCCCCGTTTTCCTCATCCACATTCTCACGTCGGTCCTCTGCGTGAACCTCGGCGAGAAGGTGCGCGCCGCCCTGCAGGACCAGGAGATGGGGCTTCACGACGAAAGGATCTACTATCCTGCATACGGTCTGAGGTACTGAGGGTACAACGGAGAGAGACCAACTTCATCCCTCCCCGCTGTTGTCGGGTTTGCCTCAGGCCAGTTCCAGCCACTCTCCGGCTCTCATGACGACCACCTTTGCAAGGCTCCCCACCAGGCGGGCAAATTCTCCGGGATCGGCCTGTATCACAGGGAATGTGTCGTAGTGAATTGGCACGGCTATTTCAGGATGGATGAATCCGACGGCCCGGACTGCATCCTTCACGTCCATGACAAAGTTTCCCCCTATGGGCAGCAGGGCCGCCTTCACCCCCTCCAGGGCGAGAAGCTGCATGTCCATGGTCAGCCCCGTGTCCCCGGCGTGGTAGATCTTCACTCCCCCAAGGTCAAAAAGAAACCCGCACGGACTGCCTCCCGGAATGAGGTGATCCCCTTCCGTTATATCCGAGCCGTGAAGGGCGGGCGTCATCTTCACCCTGCCGAAGGGAAAGTTGAACGCTCCTCCGATGTGCATGGGGTGGCATTTCAGTCCCTTTCCGCCCAGGTAGTGGCAGAGCTCGAAGTTGGCCGCAACGGTGGCTCCCGTCCTTGACGCTATCTCGACGGTATCGCCCAGATGGTCGCCGTGGCCGTGGGTGACGAAAATAAAATCCACCGATTCGTAATCTCCGGGGGCCGCCGCTGCAGACGGGTTCCCGGTCAGGAAGGGATCCACCAGTATGGTCGTGTCCTCTCCCTTCAGTTCGAATGCCGCGTGCCCAAGGTAACGAAGCCGGACCATTCGTCATCTCCTCCTTTGTATGCTCGCGGGCTCCCCCGGTACGGGAGAGCCCGCGGATGTCTTCTTATTTTTTCTCTTCTGCAACAGAGCAGATCCGGAGTTCATCAAGCTGTTCCGGCGAGACCGGAGAAGGGGCCCCCGACATGAGGCACTGGGCTTTCTGGGTCTTCGGGAAGGCCATGACATCCCGTATGGAGGATGCTCCGCAGAGAAGCATGGTCAGCCTGTCCAGGCCGAGGGCTATGCCTCCGTGGGGCGGCGTGCCGGAAGCGAGAGCGTCAAGAAGGAAGCCGAACCGGGCCCGGGCATCCTCCCTGGTAAAGGAGAGACAGGAAAAGACCTTTTCCTGGACCGCCGGGTCGTGGATCCTTATGGACCCACCGCCGACTTCGTTTCCGTTCAGCACGCAGTCGTAAGCACGGGACCTGACCGTGCCTGGGTCCGTATCCATGAGGGCGATATCCTCCGGCACTGGTGAGGTGAAGGGGTGGTGCACCGCCGCCCAGCGGCCGGCCTCTTCATCCTTTTCGAAGAGGGGGAATTCAACGACCCAGAGAAACTCCCACCTGTCACAGGCGACATGTCCGTGTTCCCTGGCGAGATCAAGGCGAAGGGAACCGAGGATCTCCGACACTTCCCTCCGGTCGCCGCCGGCAAGGACAAAGAGAGCGCCGCCCTCCTGAAGTCCGGATATTTTTACCAGGTGCTTCTGCTGCCCTTCGTCAAGGAACTTTACGAGGGGTCCCTTGAGAGCCCCGTCTTTCAGCTGGAAAGCCGCAAGTCCCCTGGCACCGAGTTTTTTCGCCTTTTCCTCCACGTCGGAAAGATTCTTTCTCGATAAAGAAGCGCCGCCGGGAAGAGGAAGCCCCCTGACGTACCCCCCCGCCGCAAGGGTGTCCCGGAAGGGCTCGAATCCCGCCCCGGAAAATACGGGAGAGAGGTCGGCAATTTCAAAGGGAATCCTAAGGTCGGGCTTGTCGCTTCCGAAGCGGTCCATGGCCTCCCAGTAGGGCATTCTGCGGAAGGGGACGGGAATATCCACGCCCAGAATTTCCTTGAAGAGCCCCTTCATGTAGCCTTCCATAAGGGAATAGATGTTTTCCTCAGTGAGGTAGCTCATCTCGATGTCCACCTGGGTGAACTCGGGCTGGCGGTCGGCGCGCAGGTCTTCGTCCCGGAAGCATTTCACTATCTGGAAGTAGCGGTCGAATCCGCTGATCATAAGGATCTGCTTGAATATCTGGGGCGATTGGGGAAGCGCATAGAAAGTGCCCGGATTCACCCGGCTCGGGACAAGGTAGTCCCTGGCACCCTCAGGGGTGGAAAGAGTCAGCATGGGAGTCTCAATTTCGAGGAATCCCTCTCCCGAAAGAAAGTTTCTCGTATACATGGATATCCTGTGCCGGATTCTGAGGTTGCGCTGCATCCTCTCCCTGCGGAGATCAAGATACCTGTGGCGCAGCCTGAGGTTCTCGTCAACCCGGTCAGTGGCCT is a genomic window containing:
- a CDS encoding metal-dependent hydrolase, producing the protein MVRLRYLGHAAFELKGEDTTILVDPFLTGNPSAAAAPGDYESVDFIFVTHGHGDHLGDTVEIASRTGATVAANFELCHYLGGKGLKCHPMHIGGAFNFPFGRVKMTPALHGSDITEGDHLIPGGSPCGFLFDLGGVKIYHAGDTGLTMDMQLLALEGVKAALLPIGGNFVMDVKDAVRAVGFIHPEIAVPIHYDTFPVIQADPGEFARLVGSLAKVVVMRAGEWLELA
- a CDS encoding ImmA/IrrE family metallo-endopeptidase, with the protein product MNTNSAFLFPEPPEHIPEWASKAAAEWTGLDEFSLLVMAEERTGKQIDLEYPLLPGETWGFHIVKGRRAGIFINRKLPERWKRFALFHELFHLLEHRKGEAFWERTATPLSSFERQADLFAWAATLKEWETCWNESTV
- a CDS encoding MurR/RpiR family transcriptional regulator, whose product is MDSAQLQAMLREKMEQMPNKARRVVEYLLSNTREAAFLSIGEVAEKLDVSKAQLVRVSRMVGFDGYADLKDALQNSVLEHVNPTALLSKIMKNRQDLPEEILRMEHANLDDTWNQLKPQNIVKFCEMVRQANMVYCMGWGISSLVAEALYTRLMEMGIRSSLMKRGSVALIEQARTVTKGDIVVVCELPSYVIEVTESIERISANGATVITITDSPAAPVCQLSDLSFFVSDTSPTFGSTIVGPVFLIHILTSVLCVNLGEKVRAALQDQEMGLHDERIYYPAYGLRY
- a CDS encoding helix-turn-helix domain-containing protein yields the protein MSLGMRIRTLRKALGLTQQALADRTEVSRIYIQALESNRRMPSMKLLTRLAEALSVEVQDLVKTVSSAPSGRLQLEEVLQVSPEVEVWYRSKKLKPRELKFVQSLIDAAISRWEEEDRTDGGV
- the aspS gene encoding aspartate--tRNA ligase — translated: MEGTYRHFDGNWQRTTYCGMVSGRAGEEIPAAVNGWVRRRRDLGGLIFIELWDHTGVVQVVFNPELTPEVHERAGDLRSEFVLAVRGKIRPRPEGTANPSMKTGDWEIVAEDFLLLSPAAPLPFEISEATDRVDENLRLRHRYLDLRRERMQRNLRIRHRISMYTRNFLSGEGFLEIETPMLTLSTPEGARDYLVPSRVNPGTFYALPQSPQIFKQILMISGFDRYFQIVKCFRDEDLRADRQPEFTQVDIEMSYLTEENIYSLMEGYMKGLFKEILGVDIPVPFRRMPYWEAMDRFGSDKPDLRIPFEIADLSPVFSGAGFEPFRDTLAAGGYVRGLPLPGGASLSRKNLSDVEEKAKKLGARGLAAFQLKDGALKGPLVKFLDEGQQKHLVKISGLQEGGALFVLAGGDRREVSEILGSLRLDLAREHGHVACDRWEFLWVVEFPLFEKDEEAGRWAAVHHPFTSPVPEDIALMDTDPGTVRSRAYDCVLNGNEVGGGSIRIHDPAVQEKVFSCLSFTREDARARFGFLLDALASGTPPHGGIALGLDRLTMLLCGASSIRDVMAFPKTQKAQCLMSGAPSPVSPEQLDELRICSVAEEKK
- a CDS encoding radical SAM protein, whose translation is MTMKRLPFFLSMQSCPRRCIYCHQGEITGTFRIPSPDDVEAAAAAADCPTEICFFGGSFTCLPPDRQKAYLNGVLKAPGGSTVRLSTHPECVSPAILRLLGSYPVSMIELGISSLDDHVLSLCNRGYSGTEALSAVERVLDAGFHGGAQMMIGLPGQSEQSSFEDLRRLAAAAKGRPLTLRIYPCLVLRGTPLEELYRKGDFVPPDVDAAALWSGRLLVLARELGIPVQRVGLQESETLGRSVVAGPHHPAFGELARAAELALTLAVRSSLGPWQVPGRSRSLLTGHRQYGLRLLAGMTGLSPEETGRRIDFAGDIGVYGNTPNERGIDGTLSWE